One Archangium violaceum genomic window, GCGAAGTCGAAGCGGGCCAGGCGCTCGTCCTTGCGTGACAGGCGCCGCAGCGTCCGCCACAACGACAGCCGCCCCTCGGTGCCCAGGCACAGCCCCTCCAGCTCCACCACGCGGCTCAGCGGCGAGTAGCTCGTCAACCGGCCATTGAGCTTCAGCCGGGCCAGCATCTCGCCCACCCAGGCCACGCCCTCCTTCACCGGATCACGCCTCAATCCCAGCGCCGACAGCACATTCAGGAGGACCGAGCGATCCTCCCGGAGCTCCCCCACCAGCGTGTCCAGGTACTCGCCCACGGAGTTGCCCGCGTTCTCCGCCTTCGCGCGGCGCGCCAACTCCAGGCCCACGGTGGAACCCGCCAGATGGTCGTTCAGGTAGATCCTCAACAACTCCACGTTCACGCCACCCTCCTCGTGCTCACTCCCACCCGGAGGAGGGTCGGCATGCCCGGGCAGCGGCGCAGGAGGCCATGCCCGGGCGTTCGGAGAGCAGGCGGAGGAGCGGGTCCGCGTCCTACCTGGGCGCGTCCGGGTAGCGGAAGGAGACCGGCAGCTTCACGTCCGGGTGCAGGCTGCGCGTGACGGGGCACCCATGCGCCACCTCCTCCAGCCGGGCGCGCTGCGCGGCGGAGAGGCCCGCGGGCATGTCGATCTCCAGCACCAGCTCGCCGATGCGGCGCGGCGGAGGCGTCATCCGCTTCTCCACGCGGGCCCTTGCCTCACCGAAGGGAATGCCCTCGCGCGAGGCGGCCAGGGCCATGGTGGTGAGGGCGCAGGAGGCGAGCGCCGCGCCCACGAGGTCCGTGGGGGAGAAGGACATGCCGGTGCCACCGTTGTCCTTGGGCGCCTCGGTGGTGATGGACGTACCGGACGGGCCGTGCTCCAGCTTGCAGTGGAAGCCCGGCGCGCTCACGACGTTCATCACGACGCCGGTGGCGGGAGTGGATTCGCTCATGGTCGTGGCTCCTTCTGTGACGTGGACTCAGCGGACGTACGCGGTGTGCTCGTCCGGGTTGGGCTTCGGGTCCTCGGGGCTCCAGTCGATCGTCTTCATCAGCGACTTGCGGCGCTTCTGCACGTCCTTGTCGAGGAAGGCCACCGCCTCCTGCATCACGTCCATGAGCCGGCGCGGCTTGCGCTTCATCTTCGTGTCGCTCAGCAGGGCGTGGGTGAGCCACGGGAAGACGGCGGTGACGTCGGTGTGCACGTACATGGAGCCCGCCTCCACGGCCTCCATGGACACCTTGCCCCAGGTGTGGCCCTCACCGGCCGGGCAACTCGAGAGCGCTCCGTTGTCCACCGGGTCCACGCAGAACTGCACGTCGATGTCGAAGCCATCGGTGGGCACGCCGAGGATCTGATCCAGCAGCGGCTCGCCCTGCAGCGTGTAGTTCTTGGGCACGCCACCGCCGAGGATCCAGATGGCCATCTTGTTGGAGAAGTGGTGGCGGCAGTAGTGCTGGATCGCCGACATCCAGTAGACGTCGTCGTTGATGTCGATCTCGAACTTGAACTCCGCGCCCAGCAGCCGCTTGAGCTTCACGGCGTTGAGGAAGATGGAGCCGTCCTGCACGGCGCCCACGAAGATGGGCACGCCGTACTTGTAGCAGGTGGACAGCAGCGACGGCTGCTTCACGCCGAGCTGCTTCTCGATGGCCTGGATGTTCTTGCCGAGCAGGTAGTGGAACTCGGCGGTGGTCATCTTGCGCTGGAACTCGGGGCGGCGCAGGAGCGCGGAGAAGAGCCGGTCGGTGTCGAGCAGCGCCTCCTCCCAGAAGCCCAGGTCGTAGATGCGGATGATGCGGGCCAGGCGGTACTGGAGGTCACCCGCGTTGGGGTTCACCTCGCGGATGGCGTGGCCGATGATGCGGTGGGCATCGTGGTAGAGGTTGGCGCCGGTGGTGGTGAGCGCGGAGATGATGCCCTTCTCGATGAGCGGGATGATGCAGCTCTGGTGGAGACCCGCCGGGGTCATCGCGCCCGAGAGCGTGAGGAAGATGGAGGCGTCCACCTCCATGGAGCGGCGCATCAACTCGAACGCGGTGCGCTCCTGGCGCCCCACGTAGGCGGAGAAGGCGTGCTCCAGGAGCTCGGAGGGAGACTCCTTGCCGGTGATGGGACGCGGGTCCGCCTTGCGAGCCCCCGAATAGTGGGAGCGCAGGTTCTTCTTGCTGTTCGAGGGGGTCTTGGCCATGGCGGGCGATCTATCACCGCCCGCGCGCCGAGGGGAGCACCGGTTTACTTGCGCTTCTTGCC contains:
- a CDS encoding OsmC family protein, with product MSESTPATGVVMNVVSAPGFHCKLEHGPSGTSITTEAPKDNGGTGMSFSPTDLVGAALASCALTTMALAASREGIPFGEARARVEKRMTPPPRRIGELVLEIDMPAGLSAAQRARLEEVAHGCPVTRSLHPDVKLPVSFRYPDAPR
- a CDS encoding deoxyhypusine synthase family protein — encoded protein: MAKTPSNSKKNLRSHYSGARKADPRPITGKESPSELLEHAFSAYVGRQERTAFELMRRSMEVDASIFLTLSGAMTPAGLHQSCIIPLIEKGIISALTTTGANLYHDAHRIIGHAIREVNPNAGDLQYRLARIIRIYDLGFWEEALLDTDRLFSALLRRPEFQRKMTTAEFHYLLGKNIQAIEKQLGVKQPSLLSTCYKYGVPIFVGAVQDGSIFLNAVKLKRLLGAEFKFEIDINDDVYWMSAIQHYCRHHFSNKMAIWILGGGVPKNYTLQGEPLLDQILGVPTDGFDIDVQFCVDPVDNGALSSCPAGEGHTWGKVSMEAVEAGSMYVHTDVTAVFPWLTHALLSDTKMKRKPRRLMDVMQEAVAFLDKDVQKRRKSLMKTIDWSPEDPKPNPDEHTAYVR